From the Desulfobacterales bacterium genome, the window CGCTTTGTGTGTTGACACCGCTTTTACGCAAAATCTGTTCCGAAACGGTTATATTTAATCTTTCCGCCAATGCCTTGAGATGCTGATACATTTCTTCAGGCTTCATGGATATTTTACGCCCAAGAAAATAAAGTTTTAATATAGTATAAAAGACCCGCTAAAAAAATATCGACAACAGCAACCGTATATTAAAGTTATATATACTGTAAATTCAGCTGATGTCAAAGCGTTTTTAATCTTGATATGTTTTACGGATGTGTTATGTTTATCGGAAGAAACTGGTAGGATTCGGAAATCAATTTAAACAATACACTAATGACGATTAGGAGGTATCTATGCAACCTGTTTCACTTCAACGTGACCAGGCTCAGATTCAGGTTAATGAATTTATCAGAAGCGTATATAACTGGATGGCCATCGGTTTAGCCCTGACCGGGTTTGTCGCGTATTATGTTTCTCAAAATGAGACGCTATACAACCTTATATTAGGAAATCGACTGATATTTTTTGGCTTGATTATTGCCGAGTTGGCTCTAGTGTTCAGTATCAGCGCCAGGGTTCATAAAATGCAGGCTTCAACCGCTACCGGGCTTTTTGTGCTCTACGCAGCCTTAAACGGTGCCACTTTATCAATGATTTTCTTGGCTTATACCCGATCAAGCATAACATCCACCTTTTTTATCTGCGCCGCCACATTTGTTGCCTGCAGCATATATGGCATGACCACCAAGCGGGACCTGACATCGATGGGCGGCTTTATGATGATGGGACTCTTCGGTATTATTATTGCGTCGGTAGTGAATATGTTTGTCCGGAGCACCGGCATGGCCATGATCATCAGCTATATCGGCGTATTTGTGTTTATCGGCCTGACGGCTTATGATACACAGCAACTGAAAGCCATGGCCTTGACCCAGCCTGCAGGCCTTGAAGCCGGTGTGGTTCGCAAAGGGGCTATTTTAGGAGCACTTAAACTGTACCTGGACTTTATCAACCTCTTTCTCATGCTGCTTCATATTTTCGGACGAAGAGATTAAGGAGTCGGTCATAGCTTTAAAAACCGTCCCATTATAAATATAAACGCCCCTGTGTAGGAATAGCATGCAGGGGCGTTTTTTTTATTTTTACCGATACCAAGGATTTAGCCAAGAGCTGCTTTAATACACTCCGCAATATGGCGACAATGATCGTCGGTTTCATCCCGGGTAGGCCCTTCAACCATAACGCGACAGAGCGGCTGCGTCCCGGAATACCGTACCAGTACCCTACCCTTTTCTCTTAATTTATTTTGAACGGATTGGATGGCCTTCTGTATCCCTGGTAGCGCATTGAGATCCGGCTTCTGTTTGACTTCCACATTCATAAGGGTTTGCGGAAACAGGGTCATGATCTTTTTAAGCTCGGAAACGGGTTTCCGGTTCGATCGCATGATCCGGATCAGCTGCAGAGCGGACAGCATGCCGTCACCGGTGGTATGATAATCTAAAAAGATCATATGCCCGGAGTTTTCGCCACCGAGAACGGCGCCGTGAGCCTTCATTTTTTCCATGACATGCCGGTCGCCGACATCGGTCATGATGTGTCGGATACCCATTTCCCTGAGGGCTATACCCAGCCCGATGTTGCTCATTACCGTGCTGACCACCGGCTTTTTTTTGAGCGTTTCTTTCTGGCTCATAAATCCGGCAAAGATTGCCAGCACTTCATCGCCGCTGAGAATTCCCCCGCCCTCGTCCACGACGATCAGGCGGTCGCCGTCGCCGTCAAACCCAATCCCAATATTTGCATTGTTTTCAATTACTTGTTGTTTTAATTGAAGTGGATGTTCGGAACCGCAGCCGTCATTGATGTTTTTCCCGTTGGGGCTATTAAAAAGAACCTTAACCTCGGCACCCAGGTCGGCAAACAATTGCGGTGCGATTCGGCTGGTGGCGCCGTTGGCACAGT encodes:
- a CDS encoding Bax inhibitor-1/YccA family protein, producing MQPVSLQRDQAQIQVNEFIRSVYNWMAIGLALTGFVAYYVSQNETLYNLILGNRLIFFGLIIAELALVFSISARVHKMQASTATGLFVLYAALNGATLSMIFLAYTRSSITSTFFICAATFVACSIYGMTTKRDLTSMGGFMMMGLFGIIIASVVNMFVRSTGMAMIISYIGVFVFIGLTAYDTQQLKAMALTQPAGLEAGVVRKGAILGALKLYLDFINLFLMLLHIFGRRD
- the glmM gene encoding phosphoglucosamine mutase, with protein sequence MGKLFGTDGIRGKAYQYPITSEMAVQIGKAVAVFFKKENTRTRILIANDSRISAEMLETGLAAGICAMGADAAFCGLLPTPGVAWLAVAENADAGISVSASHNPYDDNGIKIFKGDGFKLSAQEEAQIETLILKDKGLTSPTVAETGRIHRLNDPGNRYREFLASTVALSSLKGMKIVIDCANGATSRIAPQLFADLGAEVKVLFNSPNGKNINDGCGSEHPLQLKQQVIENNANIGIGFDGDGDRLIVVDEGGGILSGDEVLAIFAGFMSQKETLKKKPVVSTVMSNIGLGIALREMGIRHIMTDVGDRHVMEKMKAHGAVLGGENSGHMIFLDYHTTGDGMLSALQLIRIMRSNRKPVSELKKIMTLFPQTLMNVEVKQKPDLNALPGIQKAIQSVQNKLREKGRVLVRYSGTQPLCRVMVEGPTRDETDDHCRHIAECIKAALG